gattcgcgtacgtatgtcgcatagttcttgacgtctcacatcccgctcagtgcacgcacgttgatttgcgtcacagctgatttgctttttggactgaccaatgaggagagggtctcagctcacggtcacagacagcaggagcagggtttctgtgcagtgcaatagctccggacagcggacagtttcatttataagcaaaagataaccagacattttcgttatgcccgagctacccagggcccttcagacaacgcgggcccctgggcaattgcccagttgcccatgtggttaatccgggcttgattACAACTAACAAATCCAGCTAATCCCTTTGTTTAGTTAAAGGACAGATCTGACTCCTCACTCGTTCATCTTACTTCTCTCTACTAAACTCTGCCGGtcggtgtgttgttgtcatagtgacataagtctgctgtaaatcagtccagtctggtccgaaCCAACCAGGGAagatggaaatagcatttggaaataacctgttTAGGTGAAGATAATCTCGTTTTAAACTGTGGACTATGATcagacatatatataaaaatgagacttctACAGATTACAGATAAAGTCTGAACAGAACCTTTAAACTATGAACCAGACAAAGGTAGAAGAAACTGTTTTAATGATCAGATGAAAATCTCATGAACAAAACACtgagataaacaaacaaaaataataaccaATCCACAAAATCAACAATGAACCAATAAAACTAAGAAAaccaataaaactaataaaacctaaACTGATCCAATCACATTCATGTTTAAAATCACAAACACCTTtagtttatgaacagaaacagttCAAATCACAGACAATCAACCTTTAAATCCAACTGGGTAAACTAACAGAACCAGGCccactgggtctgggtctgatCCAGTTCTGCTGTTCTATGGATGTTCTGTTCAGGTTCTGCTGTTCTATGTGTATTCTGTTCAGATTCTGCTGTTCTGCATTTGTTCTGATGAGCTTCTGGTGTCAGATGTTCAGTTCTGGTGCTGGTGTTCTACATACATTCTGTTCAGGTTCTGGTGTTCTATGTGTGTTCTGTTCTGGTGCTGGTATTCTGCGTTTGTTCGGATGAGGTTCTGGTGTCAGATGTTCTGTTCAGGTTCTACTGTTCTGCATTTGTTCTGATGAGGTTCTGGTGTCAGATGTTCCGGTCTGGGTCCTTCAGTCCTGACCCGGTGTGCTTTTGGCCCAGACGCAAGTGCATCCAACAGCGACGGACCGGTACGAGGCGTTGAAGCAGTCCCCTCCCTCCTGCCGGGTCAGGACCAGCAGGTTCTGGTAAACTGGGACTGAGTTGAGGCCCAGTACGTCGGTCCGTCTGGTGTCGGCACCGGAACAGAAGCTGCTGCTGCACTCAGCCTCCCAGAGTGTGGATGGGATCCGGGTCTTCACCGTGGACGACCTGAAGACAGAAGAACCGGACCGGACCACCACTCCATCAGAAACTGATCATGGGTTCAGTGATTGATTATGGGTTCTGTGATTGATTATGGGTTCAGTGATCATTGATCGTTGACTGACCTCCATCTCCATGGAGACACAGATCTGCTGTGGATGTCTCCGCCTCCTTCAGACAAGGACAAGACGTCAGAGGAGAACGCCAACGTGGAGTCACATCCAGGACGGGGAGGAGCTTTAACCACAGAGGAGGagactacccacaatgcactgcagcagACCTGAGGAGacagtgagtctgtttacattcacaccggTCCTTGGATCCTGATGGGACCTGGATCTGTCCCCGTACCCCCATGTCCTCATACACGTATGAGGTTCATCagttctgttacatctgagcatgtgcaaaaaaaaatatatcagaaTAAGGAAGTGATGTTATCAAACATGAGCGGAGCAGAACAACAGGACATTTAATTAGACTAGACTTCAAACTAAACCCAGCATGAAAACATGAAccaaaggaaacaaacagaaacaggaaGTTGGAGTCTAGGTTCCAACTCTGAAGTCAGTCTGATAATGGAGTCAAAGGTCCAACCCAGGGTTTACGGATAATCCTGTTTCTGAGGTGACAGTAAATGCATCATTGTGGATCATGTTTCCATGGCAACGTAAACGGGTCCACCTGCTCATTGTCCACCTCAGGGTTGGATTGTGTTCATAAAACCAACCTCAGATGGTCTTGAAGGGTcccacatgacctttgacccac
This sequence is a window from Sphaeramia orbicularis chromosome 3, fSphaOr1.1, whole genome shotgun sequence. Protein-coding genes within it:
- the il17a/f2 gene encoding interleukin 17a/f2 — translated: MKLSICSMMVCCSALWVVSSSVVKAPPRPGCDSTLAFSSDVLSLSEGGGDIHSRSVSPWRWRSSTVKTRIPSTLWEAECSSSFCSGADTRRTDVLGLNSVPVYQNLLVLTRQEGGDCFNASYRSVAVGCTCVWAKSTPGQD